Proteins encoded by one window of Clostridium cagae:
- a CDS encoding bacteriohemerythrin, whose amino-acid sequence MYEMKEEFKTGIEFLDEQHKKLFEIADKAYNLLTNNFTLDKYDSVVYIIEELKNYTTFHFKSEEEYMDSINYKRRLSQKIAHGQFIEKLNNIDLKIVDENQDESIKEILEFLNTWLTEHILYCDKIIGK is encoded by the coding sequence ATGTATGAAATGAAAGAAGAGTTTAAAACAGGGATTGAATTTCTTGATGAGCAACATAAGAAATTATTTGAGATAGCTGATAAAGCATATAATTTGCTAACAAATAATTTCACATTAGATAAATATGATTCTGTTGTATATATTATTGAAGAATTAAAAAATTATACAACATTTCATTTTAAATCTGAGGAAGAATACATGGATAGCATAAACTATAAACGAAGATTATCTCAAAAAATCGCACATGGACAATTCATAGAAAAACTTAATAATATTGATCTAAAGATTGTAGACGAAAACCAAGATGAAAGCATAAAAGAAATACTAGAATTTTTAAATACTTGGCTAACTGAACACATATTATATTGTGATAAAATTATAGGAAAATAA
- a CDS encoding tetratricopeptide repeat protein, producing MGGIITIKNIINNYKNADINFESLSLEKLKKYADRENKKAQNALGDKYYIGDDIAQDYEEAVKWYIKSAEQGYDVAQYNLGDMYYCGNGVEQDYEKAKEYFEYSANQGNPDAQCNLACMYEEGLGTEVNYEEAIKWYEKAALQEDFYAQYNLGNLYMYGKGVDIDYKKAFKWHMKASILGYEKSQNTLGYMYEQGLGMEKNYEEAVKYYKKAAYQEYSYAEYNLATMYYLGNGITQDRKAAYIWYQKAANQGLRKAVIALKTKYKEVNI from the coding sequence TTGGGCGGAATAATAACAATAAAGAATATTATAAATAATTATAAAAATGCAGATATAAATTTTGAAAGTCTAAGTTTAGAAAAATTAAAAAAATATGCAGATAGAGAAAATAAAAAAGCACAAAATGCTTTGGGTGATAAATATTATATTGGTGATGACATTGCTCAGGATTATGAAGAAGCTGTTAAATGGTATATAAAGTCTGCAGAACAAGGCTATGATGTTGCACAATATAATTTAGGTGATATGTACTATTGTGGAAATGGGGTAGAGCAGGATTATGAAAAAGCTAAGGAGTATTTCGAGTACTCAGCTAACCAAGGAAACCCAGATGCACAATGTAATTTGGCATGTATGTATGAAGAGGGTTTAGGAACTGAAGTAAACTATGAAGAAGCTATTAAGTGGTATGAAAAAGCTGCATTACAAGAAGATTTTTATGCACAATATAACTTAGGAAATTTATATATGTATGGAAAAGGTGTTGACATAGATTACAAAAAGGCATTTAAATGGCATATGAAAGCTTCAATTTTAGGATATGAGAAGTCTCAAAATACTTTGGGATATATGTATGAACAAGGTCTTGGAATGGAAAAAAATTATGAAGAGGCTGTTAAGTATTATAAAAAAGCAGCATATCAAGAATATTCATATGCTGAATATAATTTAGCAACTATGTATTATTTAGGAAATGGGATAACTCAAGATCGTAAAGCAGCTTATATATGGTATCAAAAAGCTGCAAATCAAGGATTAAGAAAAGCTGTAATTGCTTTAAAAACTAAATATAAAGAAGTAAATATTTAG
- a CDS encoding serine/threonine protein kinase — protein MRYLLNVKQCEFLGKGHEGKVYLTPEGFALKIFYNKKKAEKEVEILEKTKKSRFFPNVLFMAENMVLREFIDGDNLYEFLRKNGLTSSLSIEIIDLIEDFKILDFKRLNIRNAHIFVNKNSKIKVIDPRNPYSKFTPYPKDIIKTLVKLNLFDDFLKNLLDYKPDLLSYWIHGYDYFTLMSEKKLHCRCYAC, from the coding sequence ATGAGATACCTTCTAAATGTTAAACAATGTGAATTTTTAGGTAAAGGACATGAAGGAAAAGTTTATTTAACTCCCGAAGGATTTGCTTTAAAAATATTCTATAATAAAAAGAAGGCAGAGAAAGAAGTAGAAATTTTAGAAAAAACAAAAAAGAGTAGATTTTTTCCTAATGTGCTATTTATGGCTGAAAATATGGTATTACGAGAATTCATAGACGGTGATAATCTATATGAATTTTTGCGTAAAAATGGATTAACCTCTTCTTTGTCTATAGAGATTATAGATTTAATTGAAGACTTTAAAATCTTAGATTTCAAAAGATTAAATATTAGAAATGCACATATATTTGTAAATAAAAATAGTAAAATCAAAGTAATAGACCCTCGAAATCCTTATAGTAAATTTACACCTTATCCTAAGGACATTATAAAAACTTTAGTAAAATTAAACTTATTTGATGATTTTTTAAAGAACCTTTTAGATTATAAACCTGATCTTCTTAGTTATTGGATTCACGGTTATGATTATTTTACCCTTATGTCTGAAAAGAAATTACATTGTAGATGCTACGCATGTTAA